DNA sequence from the Arthrobacter crystallopoietes genome:
GTGATCGCATTGGCGTAAGGCAGTGACGCAGCCACACGGGTGCGGGCCTTTCCAATGCGCGAGGCAGCGATCAGTTCCATCGCCTTGAAGATCTTCTGCATCGACGTGGTCGACGCAATCTTCTGGCGGTAGACCCGAATCTGGGCTCCCATACTTTTCCTTTCCTAATCCTCGCTGATTGAGCGAAGTCGATTCCTATGCATGACGGCGTCAGGATTTCGACCCCGCTCAATCAACGAAAATGAATTAGCGCTTCTGCCGGACGATCTTTTCCTGATCCACGGCTTCCTCGGCCAGAGCGTCATACTCTTCGTGGCCTGCACCGACAAGCTGGTTGTCGCCTTCCCCGAAGAAGCCCTTCTTGAATTCCGTGATCTGCTGATCAAGTTCCTGGACCGTGGAGTCCTCAAGCAGGTTGGTCTGCGCGATCGTGGTCAGGACCGACGAACGGTGACGCAAGTGCTGAAGGAACTCGGTCTCGAAGCGGTTGATGTCCTCGATCGGAACTTCATCCAGGTGACCGTTGGTACCGGCCCAGATGGAGACGACCTGGTCTTCGACCGGGAACGGCGAGTACTGACCCTGCTTGAGCAGCTCGGTCAGGCGGGCACCGCGGTTGAGCTGCTGCTTGGTAGCGGCATCGAGGTCGGACGCGAACATCGCGAACGCCTGCATGTCGCGGTACTGTGCCAGTTCCAGCTTCAACGTACCGGAGACCTTCTTCATGGCCTTGACCTGCGCCGAACCACCAACGCGGGACACGGAGATTCCCACGTCGACAGCAGGACGCTGGTTGGCGTTGAAGAGATCCGACTGCAGGAAGATCTGTCCGTCGGTGATCGAGATGACGTTGGTCGGAATGTATGCCGAAACGTCGTTCGCCTTGGTTTCGATGAGCGGCAGACCGGTCATCGAACCCGCACCCAGTTCGTCGGAGAGCTTCGCACAACGCTCCAGCAAACGCGAGTGCAAGTAGAAGACGTCACCCGGGTAGGCTTCACGTCCCGGCGGACGACGCAGCAGCAGCGACACGGCGCGGTAGGCTTCAGCCTGCTTGGAGAGATCATCGAACACGATCAGAACATGCTTGCCGCCGTACATCCAGTGCTGGCCGATTGCCGAACCGGCATACGGTGCCAGGTACTTGAAGCCGGCCGGGTCGGATGCCGGAGACGCCACGATGGTGGTGTACTCCATCGCGCCCTTCTCCTCCAGCGACTTGCGGACTGCAGCGATGGTGGAAGCCTTCTGGCCGATCGCAACGTAGATGCAGCGGACCTGCTTGTTGACGTCGCCGGACTCCCAGTTGGCCTTCTGGTTGATGATCGTATCGATCGCGATGGCCGACTTACCGGTCTGACGGTCGCCAATGATCAGCTGACGCTGTCCACGGCCGATCGGAATCATGGAGTCGATGGCCTTCATGCCGGTCTGCATGGGCTCGTGGACCGACTTGCGCTGGGTCACGCCTGGTGCCTGCAGTTCCAAAGCGCGGCGGCCTTCGGATTCGATGGGGCCCATGTCATCCAGGGGCTCGCCCAGCGGA
Encoded proteins:
- the atpA gene encoding F0F1 ATP synthase subunit alpha yields the protein MAELTINADDVRNALNEFAASYEPGSAERVEVGRVTTASDGIARVEGLPSAMSNELLRFENGILGLAQNLDTREIGVVILGDFTGIEEGMEVHRTGEVLSVPVGDNFLGRVVDPLGEPLDDMGPIESEGRRALELQAPGVTQRKSVHEPMQTGMKAIDSMIPIGRGQRQLIIGDRQTGKSAIAIDTIINQKANWESGDVNKQVRCIYVAIGQKASTIAAVRKSLEEKGAMEYTTIVASPASDPAGFKYLAPYAGSAIGQHWMYGGKHVLIVFDDLSKQAEAYRAVSLLLRRPPGREAYPGDVFYLHSRLLERCAKLSDELGAGSMTGLPLIETKANDVSAYIPTNVISITDGQIFLQSDLFNANQRPAVDVGISVSRVGGSAQVKAMKKVSGTLKLELAQYRDMQAFAMFASDLDAATKQQLNRGARLTELLKQGQYSPFPVEDQVVSIWAGTNGHLDEVPIEDINRFETEFLQHLRHRSSVLTTIAQTNLLEDSTVQELDQQITEFKKGFFGEGDNQLVGAGHEEYDALAEEAVDQEKIVRQKR